A DNA window from Sporosarcina sp. ANT_H38 contains the following coding sequences:
- a CDS encoding helix-turn-helix transcriptional regulator — MAIIINIDVMLAKWKMSVTELSERVGITMANLSILKNGKAKAIRLSTLEAICKALDCQPGDILEYKGDKDTLG; from the coding sequence ATGGCAATTATAATCAACATTGATGTGATGTTGGCTAAATGGAAAATGAGTGTAACAGAACTTTCGGAGAGGGTTGGAATAACAATGGCTAACCTTTCTATATTGAAAAACGGAAAGGCAAAAGCGATTCGATTATCAACTTTAGAAGCTATTTGTAAGGCTTTGGACTGTCAGCCAGGGGATATTTTAGAATACAAAGGTGACAAAGACACTTTGGGCTAA
- a CDS encoding PH domain-containing protein, with product MSIFDGMMGNASEIEVSTVEKEMKDLLTPKEKVEHAYKLVRDLLIFTNKRLILVNKQGVTGKKVEYQSIPYKSVVHFSIETAGTFDLDVELKIWHSGSSAPIQKKFNKFLNIYKVQSVLAEYVQK from the coding sequence ATGAGTATTTTTGATGGAATGATGGGAAATGCATCTGAAATTGAAGTGAGTACAGTAGAGAAAGAGATGAAGGATTTACTCACACCTAAGGAAAAAGTGGAACATGCCTATAAACTGGTTAGAGATTTGTTGATATTTACGAATAAACGTCTAATACTTGTTAATAAACAGGGCGTCACAGGAAAGAAAGTTGAATATCAATCCATTCCGTACAAAAGTGTTGTACATTTCTCAATCGAAACCGCTGGAACTTTTGATCTTGATGTTGAACTAAAAATCTGGCATTCTGGAAGCTCAGCACCAATTCAAAAGAAATTCAATAAATTTTTGAATATTTACAAAGTGCAAAGTGTGCTCGCGGAATACGTTCAGAAATGA
- a CDS encoding DUF2975 domain-containing protein, protein MKRGTTLFLKIAVIFIGIPVLALCIFLVPEIANYAAELYPDIAFIKYLFLIDLYAAAIPFYFALYQAFKLLSYIDNNKAFSDLSVKALKTIKDCAITISILYVVGMPLFFLVGEKDDAPGVIVIGLVIIFASMVISVFAAVLQRLLQEAIDIKSENDLIV, encoded by the coding sequence ATGAAACGAGGAACAACACTCTTTTTAAAGATAGCTGTTATTTTTATTGGGATTCCAGTTCTTGCTCTGTGCATATTTTTGGTACCTGAGATAGCGAATTATGCAGCGGAATTGTATCCAGATATTGCTTTTATTAAATATCTCTTTTTAATCGATTTGTATGCAGCGGCCATACCGTTTTACTTTGCTCTGTATCAAGCTTTTAAACTTTTAAGCTATATTGACAACAATAAAGCTTTCTCGGATTTATCTGTAAAGGCTTTAAAAACTATCAAAGATTGTGCAATCACAATCAGTATCTTGTATGTAGTAGGCATGCCACTCTTTTTTCTCGTAGGGGAAAAAGACGACGCCCCAGGGGTTATAGTAATCGGATTGGTCATTATTTTTGCTTCTATGGTAATTTCAGTCTTCGCTGCTGTTCTTCAAAGGCTTTTACAAGAAGCCATCGATATAAAATCAGAAAATGACTTAATAGTCTGA
- a CDS encoding cation acetate symporter: MDNIISIAIFVAVIALTLGITYWAAKQTTTASEFYTAGGSLTGWQNGMAIAGDYLSAASFLGIAGAIALNGFDGFYYSIGFLTAYLVVLFLIAEPLRNLGKFTMADMIGARFGARKVRGAAALNTITIVLFYMLAQLVGAGALIKLLLGIDYWIAVLIVGVMMTIYVLFGGMTATSWVQIVKAILLMIGTIVISFLVLLKFNFNFIGMFDAMRTATPHGDAFLHSGIIYKDPIGLISVLIALVLGTAGLPHILMRFFTVKDAKTARSSVIYAVWIIGIFYVLTIFLGFGAAKFVGVDAIIAENAAGNMAAPMLAGALGGSALESFVAAVAFATILAVVAGLVLSGASAIAHDIYAEIIKKGKVTEKQQVRAARYAAIAVSVFSIILALGAEKLNVAFLVSLAFCIAASANVPTILLTIYWKKFNTTGAVASMLTGLIVALVLVALSPSVINPVEGAAFFVGQPLFPYANPAIISVPAGFLAAIIGSLVSAKKYEAEEVSYAEVRFKAETGYRELER; encoded by the coding sequence ATGGATAATATTATTTCAATAGCAATTTTTGTTGCAGTAATTGCCCTTACACTGGGAATTACGTACTGGGCTGCCAAGCAAACAACAACAGCGAGTGAGTTTTACACGGCCGGCGGATCGTTAACTGGTTGGCAAAACGGAATGGCGATCGCCGGGGACTACCTGTCTGCTGCATCATTCCTCGGAATTGCAGGAGCAATAGCATTAAATGGTTTTGATGGTTTTTATTATAGTATTGGATTCCTAACAGCTTATCTGGTGGTTTTATTTCTAATCGCTGAGCCACTTCGTAATCTAGGAAAATTTACAATGGCTGACATGATTGGAGCACGCTTCGGGGCAAGAAAAGTTCGAGGTGCGGCCGCGTTAAATACAATCACGATCGTATTATTTTATATGCTTGCTCAACTTGTAGGTGCAGGTGCACTTATTAAATTACTTCTTGGAATAGACTACTGGATCGCAGTTCTAATTGTTGGTGTCATGATGACAATCTATGTATTATTTGGCGGTATGACTGCAACAAGTTGGGTTCAAATCGTTAAAGCTATTTTACTTATGATAGGAACCATAGTTATTTCGTTCCTCGTTCTATTAAAATTTAATTTCAACTTTATCGGCATGTTTGATGCCATGAGAACAGCAACACCACATGGTGATGCATTCTTACATTCTGGAATAATCTACAAAGATCCGATTGGTTTGATATCTGTTCTAATTGCTCTCGTTTTAGGTACAGCTGGCTTACCACATATTTTAATGCGTTTCTTTACGGTAAAAGATGCGAAAACAGCTCGTTCTTCTGTTATTTATGCGGTTTGGATTATAGGTATATTCTACGTTCTAACTATTTTCCTCGGATTTGGAGCAGCTAAATTTGTTGGCGTGGATGCAATCATTGCTGAAAATGCCGCGGGGAACATGGCCGCACCGATGCTCGCGGGTGCGTTAGGTGGTTCTGCATTAGAATCATTCGTTGCAGCCGTTGCGTTCGCGACGATACTAGCAGTTGTTGCTGGACTCGTACTATCAGGTGCATCGGCAATTGCGCATGATATTTATGCCGAAATTATTAAAAAAGGAAAAGTAACAGAGAAACAACAAGTAAGAGCTGCAAGATATGCTGCAATTGCTGTTTCTGTTTTCTCTATCATTTTAGCGCTCGGTGCGGAAAAATTGAATGTCGCATTTCTTGTTTCACTCGCATTCTGTATCGCCGCGTCAGCGAACGTTCCGACAATTCTCCTTACAATCTATTGGAAAAAGTTCAATACAACAGGTGCAGTTGCATCAATGTTAACTGGTTTGATTGTCGCACTCGTTCTTGTTGCATTAAGCCCTAGCGTTATTAATCCTGTAGAAGGAGCAGCGTTCTTCGTTGGACAACCGCTCTTCCCGTATGCGAACCCTGCCATAATTTCAGTTCCTGCAGGATTCTTAGCTGCAATTATTGGTTCACTCGTTTCAGCCAAGAAGTACGAAGCCGAAGAAGTTTCTTATGCTGAAGTGAGATTTAAAGCGGAAACAGGTTACAGAGAACTTGAACGTTAA
- a CDS encoding stalk domain-containing protein, translated as MKKIGTIALAALLAGSVVGGYSAQAQEKVTEAISEKEQVTTNFMKATGVIKEIEKEEAGIRVTIENEDKIITILRINDESLLFNSGTTKSLKQADLKKGATIAAYYDKNKPMILIYPTTVTPEMVVVNDEEVFGEVKVSQFDKEFLSLDGELKLNIGKDTPLFNQQGKAIELKELNGKELMVFYSITTRSIPPQTPPTKIIALDNATVEAPEVEPEEQPEVSTGVQEIIANDHYMKDGVKMIPLRKVAEHLGYQVLSQPKVNGILVTLDNSSFTIKRGDKMYGYNKSVSKFEVAPELKGMKTYVSEDFLELLIQN; from the coding sequence ATGAAAAAAATAGGTACAATCGCATTAGCAGCACTATTAGCAGGAAGTGTAGTAGGTGGCTATTCTGCACAAGCTCAGGAAAAGGTTACAGAAGCCATAAGCGAAAAAGAACAAGTTACGACAAACTTTATGAAAGCTACTGGCGTAATTAAAGAAATTGAAAAAGAAGAAGCGGGAATCCGTGTAACGATTGAAAATGAAGATAAAATTATTACGATTTTACGCATCAATGATGAGTCCTTGCTATTTAATAGTGGGACGACAAAATCTCTAAAACAAGCAGACTTGAAAAAAGGTGCAACTATAGCAGCTTATTATGATAAAAACAAGCCGATGATCCTGATTTATCCGACAACAGTAACACCGGAAATGGTCGTTGTAAACGATGAAGAAGTTTTCGGTGAAGTGAAAGTCAGCCAGTTTGACAAAGAATTCTTAAGTTTAGATGGCGAGTTGAAATTGAATATCGGCAAAGATACGCCCCTTTTCAATCAACAAGGTAAAGCAATCGAATTGAAAGAGTTGAATGGTAAAGAATTGATGGTATTTTACTCAATCACAACGAGAAGCATACCACCACAAACACCACCAACTAAAATTATCGCTTTGGATAATGCAACAGTAGAAGCACCTGAAGTAGAGCCTGAAGAACAACCTGAAGTATCAACAGGTGTACAGGAAATCATCGCTAACGACCACTACATGAAAGATGGCGTGAAGATGATTCCACTTCGTAAAGTTGCTGAGCATCTGGGCTATCAAGTTCTTTCTCAACCAAAAGTTAATGGTATACTTGTTACATTAGATAACAGTTCATTCACAATTAAACGTGGTGACAAAATGTATGGCTATAACAAAAGTGTCAGTAAATTTGAAGTTGCACCTGAGCTGAAAGGTATGAAAACATACGTTTCAGAAGACTTCCTTGAGCTATTAATTCAAAACTAA
- a CDS encoding S-layer homology domain-containing protein: MRKNIMTLVVLLLLLSMLPISKAEAQVQFSDLHGYGATKEIMYLYDKHIISGYPDGTFRPNQPITRAQAAVMLLKALDIKVIDNPTAIFKDVSNTSNYYKILATINEKGIIRGDKGYMRPGEITTRAQMAAILRRAFNLPLDGQQAYRDVSSSHWAFSDINSIAKHRISGGYPDGTFKPSIAVTRAQFSTFLARALNDDMKLDSEKSIVIEKGTKIERDGWLYTIKNNNLVKISQKTKEEVILFSISDFPITDGYVEERLGNGFPIILHNDEIFIPYWGGVSIMTDRPVHYGLMKTSIEDGKYEEIYMEGVKKSNSIRNVYIWNNRIYYTSEQEQRYFDYIFDDTVNIDDPLFLYSANLDGSNAKRETPSTFDARVIFDNLKEINDHVQYGIANVTQNNKSIKFDDSTMYYFNEKGVFTYSLLDGKTKKLSTIQAKDMTVTDTGIVIEDVRGKKHTMKK; encoded by the coding sequence TTGAGAAAAAACATTATGACACTCGTTGTGTTGTTACTTCTGTTGTCAATGCTGCCAATATCAAAGGCGGAAGCGCAGGTACAGTTTTCTGATTTACATGGATACGGTGCAACAAAGGAAATCATGTATCTCTATGACAAGCATATTATCAGCGGCTATCCAGACGGAACGTTTAGACCAAATCAACCAATTACTCGTGCCCAGGCAGCTGTAATGTTACTTAAAGCACTAGATATCAAGGTAATTGATAATCCGACAGCGATTTTTAAGGATGTATCAAATACGTCAAATTATTATAAAATACTGGCGACAATTAACGAAAAAGGCATTATTCGTGGGGACAAAGGTTATATGCGTCCTGGAGAAATCACAACGCGTGCTCAAATGGCGGCAATCTTACGAAGAGCATTCAATCTCCCATTAGATGGTCAACAAGCCTATCGCGATGTATCCTCGTCCCATTGGGCATTCTCTGATATTAACAGTATTGCCAAACATCGAATATCGGGCGGTTACCCGGATGGAACTTTTAAACCGTCAATTGCAGTCACTCGGGCCCAATTCTCTACGTTTCTTGCTCGTGCACTCAACGATGACATGAAGCTCGATTCTGAAAAGTCGATTGTTATTGAAAAAGGGACAAAGATAGAACGGGATGGTTGGTTATATACGATAAAAAATAATAACCTTGTGAAAATCAGCCAAAAGACAAAAGAGGAAGTTATACTATTTTCCATCAGTGATTTCCCAATTACAGATGGTTATGTGGAAGAACGTCTAGGAAATGGCTTTCCAATCATATTGCATAATGATGAAATTTTTATACCTTACTGGGGAGGAGTCAGTATAATGACCGATAGACCAGTACATTATGGGCTAATGAAAACTTCGATAGAAGACGGGAAATACGAAGAGATCTATATGGAAGGGGTCAAGAAAAGTAATAGCATTCGAAATGTGTATATCTGGAACAATCGAATCTACTATACATCCGAACAAGAACAACGGTATTTTGACTATATCTTCGATGATACAGTAAATATAGATGACCCACTTTTCCTTTACTCTGCCAATTTAGACGGCAGTAATGCGAAGAGGGAGACCCCCTCGACGTTTGATGCTCGAGTCATCTTTGATAACTTGAAGGAAATAAACGACCATGTACAATACGGTATTGCGAATGTTACACAAAATAACAAGTCGATTAAATTCGATGATTCGACGATGTATTATTTTAATGAAAAAGGTGTCTTCACTTATAGTTTGCTAGATGGAAAAACGAAAAAACTCTCAACTATTCAAGCGAAAGACATGACCGTAACAGATACGGGAATCGTTATTGAAGATGTTAGGGGCAAAAAACACACAATGAAAAAATAA
- a CDS encoding DUF485 domain-containing protein has product MVGKNSKEKKVKPTLDYEKIINTPEFKNLVKRKRNFSTPYIIFFFVAYFTLPLLTGYTNILEIRAFGWMTWTWVYSLSMFIMVWLFTSIYMNKAKSFDLDVEEILRKNVVK; this is encoded by the coding sequence ATGGTGGGTAAAAATTCGAAAGAAAAAAAAGTGAAACCGACATTGGATTATGAAAAAATTATAAATACACCGGAATTCAAAAATTTAGTCAAACGAAAAAGAAACTTTTCCACACCGTACATTATTTTCTTTTTTGTCGCCTACTTTACACTGCCTCTTCTCACCGGATATACAAACATACTTGAAATTCGAGCCTTCGGTTGGATGACTTGGACATGGGTGTACTCGTTAAGCATGTTCATAATGGTGTGGTTATTTACATCCATCTATATGAATAAAGCGAAAAGCTTCGATCTAGACGTTGAAGAAATTTTAAGGAAAAATGTTGTAAAATAA
- a CDS encoding S-layer homology domain-containing protein, whose translation MKKFLMFFTALLVMFTAIGNVSAAPLFKDVDDKYGSKAELDFLAKRGIIFADPAQNFGVNEEITRLEASAMIIRALVLETVDRPDPNFIDVTPEDEGYDIIATITHEGIVNGNADGEFMPNDNLTRGQMAAILVNAFELKGTTDQAFKDVDSAYWASDSIKTLLANKITTGYPNNTYKPTAFITKANFGVFLARILNPEFKQQPVCYKSDGKKTAVVNVQVTNLWKSPNNNRVVDRPSITNPTDIQKWAKSMSVSQKLWLVGRTDTQALYGQEVVILKSSGNWHEIAVKDQYKPRNKAGYPGWVPKTHVTEVQNDYTDCQLAIVDTNIATLYNEPKKANKFMDISYTTTLPVIKEEGEWVHVQTPTSGVKFLRKQDTKVVESFAAIPKPTQKDIVDSAKMFLGLPYVWSGVSGFGFDCSGLIHSVYKNHGIMIPRDSFVQAVNGTPVARKNMQPGDLLFFAYNQGKGKVYHVGMYIGKGQMIHAPNSSRNVEIVSIDTHPYKANYAGSRRYLK comes from the coding sequence ATGAAAAAGTTTTTGATGTTTTTTACTGCTCTCCTAGTTATGTTCACTGCAATCGGCAATGTTTCTGCGGCACCATTATTCAAAGACGTCGATGATAAATACGGGTCGAAAGCAGAATTAGATTTTTTGGCGAAGCGGGGTATTATCTTTGCAGACCCTGCACAAAACTTTGGTGTGAATGAAGAAATTACGCGCCTTGAAGCTTCAGCTATGATCATAAGGGCGTTAGTTCTCGAAACAGTAGACCGACCCGATCCGAACTTCATCGACGTCACTCCTGAAGACGAAGGATACGATATCATCGCTACAATAACCCATGAAGGTATCGTCAACGGCAATGCGGACGGCGAATTCATGCCTAACGATAATTTAACAAGAGGACAGATGGCAGCGATTTTAGTTAACGCTTTTGAATTGAAGGGAACTACAGATCAGGCTTTCAAAGATGTAGATTCAGCATACTGGGCGTCTGATTCGATTAAAACGTTATTGGCCAATAAAATCACAACAGGTTACCCAAACAATACATATAAGCCGACAGCATTCATTACGAAAGCGAATTTCGGTGTGTTCCTCGCGCGAATATTAAATCCGGAATTTAAACAACAGCCTGTCTGCTATAAATCTGACGGTAAAAAGACGGCTGTCGTTAATGTACAGGTAACGAACTTATGGAAATCACCGAATAACAATCGTGTAGTGGACCGTCCATCTATTACGAATCCTACCGACATCCAAAAGTGGGCGAAAAGCATGTCTGTCAGTCAAAAATTATGGCTTGTTGGTCGAACGGATACGCAGGCCTTATATGGACAGGAAGTCGTTATTTTGAAAAGTAGCGGAAACTGGCATGAAATTGCCGTTAAGGACCAATACAAACCTAGGAATAAAGCTGGTTATCCAGGATGGGTCCCGAAAACACATGTGACAGAAGTACAGAATGATTATACAGATTGCCAACTAGCAATCGTTGATACGAATATCGCTACTCTTTATAATGAACCGAAAAAGGCCAACAAATTTATGGATATTAGCTACACGACAACTCTTCCAGTCATAAAAGAAGAGGGTGAATGGGTCCATGTTCAAACGCCAACTAGCGGTGTGAAGTTTTTACGCAAGCAAGATACCAAAGTAGTCGAAAGCTTTGCTGCAATACCAAAACCTACTCAAAAAGACATTGTAGATAGCGCCAAGATGTTCCTTGGTCTTCCGTATGTCTGGTCTGGTGTATCGGGCTTCGGCTTCGACTGTTCGGGCCTCATTCATTCTGTGTACAAAAATCACGGCATCATGATTCCGCGTGATTCATTCGTCCAAGCAGTTAACGGCACGCCTGTTGCCAGGAAAAATATGCAACCAGGTGACTTACTGTTTTTTGCGTATAATCAAGGCAAAGGAAAGGTCTATCACGTCGGCATGTATATAGGAAAAGGTCAAATGATTCACGCACCTAATTCAAGCAGAAACGTCGAAATTGTATCCATTGATACACACCCATACAAAGCAAACTATGCGGGCTCAAGAAGGTATTTGAAATAA
- a CDS encoding RNA polymerase sigma factor, protein MYVNRTEYSIEESNENMIEDLIKVYHQKIYSYCYNIMRNSHDAEDAVQEVFLKAFQSNKLMEIDNRSAWLYKIAYNHCLNKVKRRNLIKFVPFIENNGLKEKVSISNQYDDFELGYILSKLKPKERALIVLRIIEDKDFTEIAAILAISTPTARKRFERIKVKVQKIIERRMQDEEKN, encoded by the coding sequence GTGTACGTAAATAGAACGGAATATAGTATCGAAGAGTCGAACGAGAATATGATTGAAGATTTGATAAAGGTATATCATCAAAAGATCTATAGTTATTGCTATAACATCATGAGAAATTCACACGATGCTGAAGATGCTGTACAAGAAGTATTTTTGAAAGCATTTCAGAGCAATAAGCTGATGGAAATCGACAATAGAAGTGCTTGGTTATATAAGATTGCTTACAATCATTGTTTAAATAAAGTTAAAAGAAGAAACCTCATTAAATTTGTCCCTTTTATTGAAAATAACGGACTAAAAGAGAAAGTCAGCATCAGCAATCAGTACGATGACTTTGAATTAGGTTACATACTGTCCAAATTAAAACCGAAGGAAAGGGCGCTGATTGTTCTTAGAATTATTGAAGATAAAGACTTTACCGAGATTGCCGCAATCCTTGCTATTAGCACTCCTACTGCTAGAAAACGATTTGAAAGAATAAAGGTGAAAGTACAAAAAATAATAGAAAGGAGAATGCAAGATGAAGAAAAAAATTAA
- a CDS encoding S-layer homology domain-containing protein: MKKIYTLFFALGLGMALPTAATDVLAATNTSVAGAQAIKSEDVTTAAEFTDIPNSHWAKNEVMQLVEMGIMTGYGDMQFRPDIAITVGEAAHSFTKAGYESLIKDVVSTPFSVDVPLTRKQMESALVQAFNLQSNGEVSGLIDWSSLTSLDKGSVGIVPQYGTLPGTQNGLFNPETTVDRATFAVILHKALVESGKIVTTKKYELTNIELSANFIRIPSTVNLMKVSFDEHPIYLRSTESILFMNHTRIDNSFSRDNIYTYNIGGKGATIELTVRSFDNGDYFLFSKISNPSKSAVTVDVIQKENDVSSFELKRYDRYKIKRNDKDVFGSDTTSYPTGLLRFVKQDGSVKERMVGQSYLSKQLSLEYENDGYSYMRQLLVEKEALSYAQVGTTLLSVHTLESKGNDIVDQWYMNADGQLFENEENMESWMKESAEYYKKRNNWYTASGPYNKMATTTEPMPDTGQGYGRNLLLLKEDRALVLYNEQEDRYFENLIYNSFVNLKNFKGDKDYWETEVTSTYLKDLYDITAPFIDTRFNEQIALFYYNSGDDFGIENAKEPLRNYADLLVSQKSKGNVIPVNDGSHYISDYFPIAQDVTTHASMNHVLGGMNILLMAYNEFKDEKYLDEARAIQTAIAADKDDWLRESGDIWYRISPMRDYKGDDYKHLTLEDLINSYKLWRDIDPTYLPLLEEMIASKASFLSNEKLGYTTKIKNGLRDIGLLQYLPKGEERTDAL, encoded by the coding sequence ATGAAGAAAATATATACATTGTTTTTTGCTCTAGGATTAGGTATGGCTTTGCCGACTGCTGCTACAGATGTATTAGCAGCTACTAATACATCTGTAGCAGGCGCTCAAGCTATTAAATCAGAAGATGTTACGACTGCTGCAGAGTTTACGGATATCCCTAATAGCCACTGGGCAAAAAATGAAGTTATGCAACTTGTAGAAATGGGCATAATGACGGGCTATGGCGATATGCAGTTCCGTCCGGATATAGCAATAACTGTCGGAGAGGCTGCGCATTCTTTTACAAAAGCCGGCTATGAATCCTTAATCAAAGACGTGGTAAGTACCCCTTTTAGTGTGGACGTACCTTTAACGCGTAAACAAATGGAGTCGGCATTAGTACAAGCATTCAATTTGCAAAGCAACGGAGAAGTTAGTGGGCTAATCGATTGGTCTAGCCTAACTTCATTGGATAAAGGGAGTGTTGGCATAGTTCCCCAATACGGAACTTTACCAGGTACACAGAATGGTCTGTTCAATCCCGAAACAACAGTCGATCGTGCTACTTTTGCGGTGATTCTGCATAAAGCACTAGTAGAGAGCGGTAAAATTGTAACAACCAAGAAATATGAATTAACTAATATAGAGTTGTCGGCTAATTTTATACGGATTCCTTCTACTGTTAATTTAATGAAGGTGTCATTTGATGAACATCCGATTTATTTAAGATCGACAGAGAGTATCCTTTTTATGAATCACACGAGAATTGATAATTCATTTTCAAGAGATAATATTTACACTTATAATATCGGTGGGAAAGGTGCAACAATTGAGTTAACGGTCCGTTCATTTGATAATGGCGATTACTTCTTATTCTCCAAAATCAGCAATCCTTCTAAATCAGCTGTAACGGTGGATGTTATTCAAAAGGAAAACGATGTTTCATCATTCGAGCTCAAACGTTATGATAGATATAAGATTAAGAGAAATGATAAGGATGTTTTCGGCAGCGACACGACATCCTATCCGACAGGCTTACTACGTTTTGTGAAGCAAGACGGGTCCGTGAAAGAGCGAATGGTCGGACAGTCATATTTATCAAAACAGTTGTCATTAGAGTATGAAAATGATGGATATAGTTATATGCGTCAATTGCTTGTTGAAAAAGAAGCTTTATCATATGCACAGGTTGGAACAACTTTGCTATCCGTTCATACGTTGGAATCAAAAGGCAATGACATTGTAGATCAATGGTATATGAATGCGGATGGCCAACTATTTGAGAATGAAGAGAATATGGAAAGCTGGATGAAGGAATCAGCTGAGTACTATAAAAAACGTAATAACTGGTACACGGCGAGTGGCCCATACAATAAAATGGCGACAACGACAGAACCAATGCCTGATACAGGGCAAGGCTATGGGCGGAACTTACTTCTATTAAAAGAAGATCGTGCGCTGGTTTTATACAATGAGCAAGAGGATCGTTATTTTGAGAACCTAATTTACAACTCGTTTGTTAACTTGAAGAATTTCAAGGGTGACAAAGATTATTGGGAAACAGAAGTCACTAGCACGTATTTGAAAGATTTATATGACATTACTGCTCCATTCATTGATACACGTTTTAATGAACAAATTGCGTTGTTCTACTATAACAGCGGAGATGATTTTGGAATCGAAAATGCGAAAGAACCACTACGAAATTATGCGGATTTACTCGTATCACAAAAAAGTAAAGGGAATGTCATCCCTGTGAATGATGGCTCTCACTATATTTCGGATTACTTCCCAATTGCGCAGGATGTAACGACACATGCCTCAATGAATCACGTGCTGGGTGGGATGAATATTTTGTTGATGGCCTACAATGAGTTTAAAGATGAGAAATATTTAGATGAAGCGCGTGCTATACAAACTGCAATTGCAGCGGATAAAGATGATTGGCTCCGGGAAAGCGGTGATATATGGTACCGTATTTCTCCTATGCGAGATTATAAAGGTGATGATTACAAGCATCTTACTTTAGAAGATTTAATAAACTCATATAAACTATGGAGAGATATTGATCCTACGTATTTGCCTTTGCTGGAAGAAATGATTGCTTCAAAAGCATCGTTTTTATCGAATGAAAAGTTAGGCTACACAACTAAAATTAAAAACGGCTTACGTGATATAGGGTTATTGCAATATCTTCCGAAAGGGGAAGAGCGAACAGACGCATTGTGA